A region from the Salidesulfovibrio onnuriiensis genome encodes:
- a CDS encoding cyclase family protein: protein MKVIDLTHPLQPGMPVYPEDTPPRFPRPCTYETYGFSVTALDMGVHTGTHMDAPYHMLQEGPTIDWFQAEYFVGKAMVVDLTEAGQLITPEHLSSLTKTNDLDFVLLRTGWDRHWGNDQYYRDWPELSVLAARFLTGLDLRGVGMDSPSPDPLETHDYEAHMALFRAGMVCIENLTNLELLPREPFTFSCLPLPIRGSDGSPCRAVAMLGI from the coding sequence ATGAAAGTCATCGACCTGACCCATCCGCTTCAGCCCGGCATGCCCGTATACCCGGAAGACACGCCGCCCCGGTTTCCGCGCCCCTGCACCTATGAGACCTACGGCTTCTCGGTCACGGCCCTGGACATGGGCGTGCACACCGGCACCCACATGGACGCGCCGTACCACATGCTTCAGGAAGGCCCGACCATCGACTGGTTCCAGGCGGAATACTTCGTGGGCAAGGCAATGGTGGTGGACCTCACCGAAGCGGGCCAGCTCATCACTCCGGAACATCTGTCCTCCCTGACCAAAACGAACGACCTGGACTTCGTGCTGCTGCGCACAGGCTGGGACAGGCACTGGGGAAACGACCAGTACTACCGGGACTGGCCCGAGCTAAGCGTGCTGGCCGCCCGGTTCCTCACCGGACTGGACCTGCGAGGCGTGGGCATGGACAGCCCCTCTCCGGACCCGCTGGAAACCCACGACTACGAAGCGCACATGGCTCTGTTCCGGGCGGGCATGGTCTGTATCGAAAACCTGACCAACCTGGAGCTGCTGCCCAGGGAGCCGTTCACCTTTTCCTGCCTGCCCCTGCCCATCAGGGGCAGCGACGGATCGCCCTGCCGGGCCGTGGCCATGCTCGGGATATAA
- a CDS encoding tRNA dihydrouridine synthase translates to MVGLGHVAFRQVLEGYGGCGLMVSEMCSALGLPKENPATSPIFKFRKEELPHLSCQLAGARPEEFVPAARRVEAEGFFGVDINMGCSVGGICKKGCGADLLRAPDRAVDVVRAVRQAVGIPVTIKFRTGWSGDPGPAVNLGKAFEQAGADALVFHPRVAPDKRSRPPVWDHIRLLKEAVSIPVIGNGNVCTPDDALKMFEHTGCDGIALGRMAIARPWIFSQMAGDNAPREDAYRQYALKLLDAIEEHFDHPARQVKLFKKIAVYITANFSYGLRMQSELLKGNSMARMRENVNAALTPDRPTTERPNALMFTS, encoded by the coding sequence ATGGTCGGACTCGGCCATGTGGCCTTCCGGCAGGTGCTGGAAGGCTATGGCGGTTGCGGGCTCATGGTGTCGGAAATGTGCAGCGCCCTAGGCCTGCCCAAGGAGAACCCGGCAACCTCGCCCATCTTCAAGTTCCGCAAGGAGGAGCTGCCCCATCTTTCCTGCCAGTTGGCCGGGGCACGGCCCGAGGAATTCGTCCCTGCGGCCCGGCGCGTGGAGGCCGAGGGTTTTTTCGGGGTGGACATCAACATGGGCTGTTCCGTGGGCGGCATCTGCAAGAAGGGCTGCGGGGCCGACCTGCTGCGCGCCCCTGACCGGGCCGTGGACGTGGTTCGGGCGGTACGCCAGGCTGTAGGCATCCCGGTGACGATCAAATTCCGTACGGGCTGGAGCGGCGACCCCGGACCGGCCGTGAACCTGGGCAAGGCATTCGAGCAGGCCGGGGCGGACGCCCTGGTCTTCCATCCCCGCGTGGCTCCGGACAAACGCTCACGCCCTCCGGTCTGGGACCACATCCGGCTTCTCAAGGAGGCGGTGTCCATCCCGGTCATCGGCAACGGTAACGTCTGCACCCCGGATGATGCCCTGAAAATGTTCGAACACACCGGCTGCGACGGAATCGCCCTCGGCCGCATGGCCATTGCCCGGCCCTGGATTTTCTCCCAGATGGCGGGTGACAACGCCCCCCGGGAGGACGCCTACCGCCAGTATGCCCTGAAGCTCCTGGACGCCATTGAGGAGCATTTCGACCACCCGGCCCGGCAGGTCAAGCTGTTCAAGAAAATAGCCGTGTACATCACCGCCAATTTTTCCTACGGCCTACGCATGCAGAGCGAACTGCTCAAGGGCAATTCCATGGCCCGGATGCGGGAAAACGTAAACGCAGCGCTGACCCCGGACCGGCCCACCACAGAACGACCCAACGCGCTCATGTTCACCAGTTGA
- a CDS encoding DUF7483 domain-containing protein produces the protein MMARTPKRGHVGGGAAKVYPYEIQQSAFFPGVNGVSYLERTIAASSADRTKATFSCWVRPNQAATSNFPWLFGAGPTSAVMNPRFGIWLGRDTVTTYGLMIYEANSAGTVRVDYRVDNSKLFADPAGWYHIFVVINSNEAISADRIKAYINGAQVSLIVHKAVPSGHEILWGDCTQPHLFAGVLAATATSAISHPNSYYAEVVHIDGQVRTPDDFGQWSKLIPSLWVPKQYVGTYGRNGFHLDFANGAALGNDVSGNGNHFSAQGAPYQLLDTPTNTHCVWNNLVYEWNTGKGVYTNGNRTASTSADQSFSMSRGTGLYSAVEGVYWELALDSLVDNTNYYYGLCAYDAPYGNMIAEDGYFTCSATGYWKGTVLTNWAANPNLKTGDVIQFAAKDNKMWVGKNGAWLEGGNPENGTNPLMTDLPDWIVPFVTPYKTNEITTLHSGATGFTYTPPSGFKTLCTANLPEPEILNPATGNDIALYQGNGTTLDISGLNMAPDYANIKDCSASAHWLMCDTVRGATKALATSYSGAESTEATSITAFNSDGISLGNYSRVNNSGANFLAQFLKRGPAFGFDIVPYNGAGLAGLQIAHNCGGAPELIIVKCTSGSQNWGVYHVAAGATKYGLLNDTRAFNLSSSLWNDTEPTATHFTVGDWTGVNQDGQQYVAYIFRSVPGFSKVFSYEGNGNADGPYTDLGFRPKAIMLKDSAAAVPWYFFNTEVNPINPVEDYLYPNAENAEQTAAGLLTCTSTGFKVSRVSGGINTNGDTIIGIAWAEQPFKYSNAF, from the coding sequence ATGATGGCCCGGACACCGAAACGGGGGCATGTGGGAGGAGGGGCGGCCAAGGTGTATCCGTACGAGATTCAGCAGAGCGCCTTTTTTCCGGGCGTGAACGGGGTTTCATATCTGGAACGCACCATTGCAGCCAGCTCCGCAGATCGCACAAAGGCCACGTTTTCCTGCTGGGTTCGTCCGAATCAGGCGGCTACGTCGAACTTCCCGTGGCTGTTTGGCGCAGGGCCAACAAGCGCTGTCATGAATCCACGTTTTGGTATCTGGCTTGGGAGGGATACGGTAACGACATATGGGCTCATGATTTATGAAGCGAACTCCGCGGGAACCGTTAGGGTCGATTATCGGGTGGACAACTCCAAGCTTTTTGCCGATCCGGCTGGATGGTATCATATTTTCGTTGTTATCAACAGCAACGAAGCAATATCTGCAGACCGGATAAAAGCCTATATCAACGGTGCTCAGGTTTCGTTGATCGTACACAAGGCAGTGCCTTCGGGGCATGAGATACTTTGGGGAGATTGTACGCAGCCGCATCTTTTTGCTGGTGTACTTGCAGCAACTGCTACGAGCGCCATTTCGCATCCCAACTCGTATTATGCGGAAGTCGTTCACATTGATGGCCAAGTTCGTACTCCCGATGATTTCGGGCAATGGTCAAAGCTCATCCCATCCCTTTGGGTTCCCAAACAATACGTTGGGACTTATGGACGCAACGGGTTCCACCTCGACTTTGCCAATGGCGCGGCCCTTGGTAACGATGTGTCCGGTAACGGCAACCACTTCTCTGCGCAGGGTGCACCGTATCAGCTTCTTGATACACCGACCAACACGCATTGCGTTTGGAACAACCTTGTGTACGAATGGAACACCGGAAAGGGTGTCTACACCAACGGCAACCGCACGGCTTCAACCTCTGCAGACCAGTCCTTCTCAATGTCGCGAGGGACAGGCTTATACTCTGCTGTCGAGGGTGTTTATTGGGAATTGGCTCTCGATTCACTCGTGGATAATACCAATTACTACTACGGACTGTGTGCATATGATGCACCCTACGGCAACATGATTGCAGAAGACGGCTATTTTACATGCAGCGCAACTGGCTACTGGAAAGGTACCGTGTTGACCAATTGGGCGGCAAATCCCAATCTCAAGACAGGCGATGTTATACAGTTTGCAGCAAAAGATAACAAAATGTGGGTCGGGAAAAATGGCGCGTGGTTGGAAGGAGGCAACCCTGAGAACGGTACAAATCCGCTCATGACCGACTTACCCGATTGGATTGTCCCGTTCGTTACGCCATACAAAACGAACGAAATCACCACGCTGCATTCTGGTGCTACGGGGTTCACCTACACGCCGCCCTCTGGCTTCAAGACATTATGTACGGCCAACCTGCCGGAGCCGGAAATCCTTAACCCGGCAACCGGCAACGACATCGCACTGTATCAGGGCAATGGAACCACATTGGATATCAGCGGCCTCAACATGGCCCCGGATTACGCCAATATCAAAGACTGTTCGGCCTCGGCCCACTGGCTCATGTGCGACACGGTACGTGGTGCCACCAAAGCCTTGGCTACCAGCTACAGCGGCGCGGAGTCTACGGAAGCTACGTCTATCACGGCGTTCAATTCCGACGGGATTTCCCTCGGCAACTACAGCCGGGTGAACAACAGCGGCGCTAACTTCTTGGCGCAGTTCCTCAAGCGAGGGCCTGCGTTTGGCTTTGACATAGTGCCCTATAACGGTGCGGGTCTTGCTGGCTTGCAGATTGCGCACAACTGCGGCGGCGCGCCGGAACTTATCATCGTCAAATGCACGTCCGGTTCGCAGAATTGGGGCGTCTACCACGTTGCTGCTGGGGCCACCAAGTATGGGCTGTTGAATGACACCCGGGCTTTTAACTTATCCTCTTCTCTTTGGAACGACACAGAACCAACCGCAACACACTTTACAGTAGGTGATTGGACCGGTGTAAACCAAGACGGCCAGCAGTACGTTGCTTATATCTTCCGCTCCGTACCCGGATTTTCCAAGGTGTTCAGTTACGAAGGAAACGGAAACGCAGACGGCCCGTATACAGACCTCGGATTCAGGCCAAAGGCCATAATGCTTAAAGATTCGGCGGCTGCGGTGCCTTGGTACTTTTTCAACACGGAGGTTAATCCCATAAACCCTGTTGAAGATTACCTGTACCCGAACGCTGAGAACGCAGAACAGACCGCAGCAGGACTCCTCACATGTACGAGTACAGGATTCAAGGTAAGCCGAGTCTCTGGTGGCATCAATACAAACGGTGACACCATCATAGGCATTGCCTGGGCTGAACAACCTTTCAAATACAGCAACGCTTTTTAG
- a CDS encoding phage tail assembly chaperone, producing MMQLRQETYWLLPRNGRTYRVLPREQIKGQPIPTTWAGVGQARAKELGAVECHRDMVPPYHSIPAETDPWTVEEADGVRHYRLDMAMLVHDGEAENAALADSLRRQRDEKLKESDWAVLALERRIRLAGGTGDGVPSLEENLAQWDAYREALCTLPDSAGFPQEVQWPERPE from the coding sequence ATGATGCAACTCAGACAGGAAACCTACTGGCTGCTGCCGAGAAACGGGCGAACCTACCGCGTGCTACCCCGGGAACAAATCAAAGGCCAGCCCATCCCGACCACGTGGGCCGGGGTTGGCCAGGCCCGGGCAAAAGAGCTGGGCGCGGTGGAGTGTCACCGTGATATGGTGCCGCCGTATCACTCCATCCCCGCAGAGACGGATCCCTGGACTGTGGAAGAGGCCGACGGGGTGAGGCATTATCGGCTGGATATGGCCATGCTGGTTCATGATGGTGAAGCCGAAAATGCGGCTTTGGCGGACAGCCTGCGCAGACAGCGCGATGAAAAGCTCAAAGAGAGCGACTGGGCCGTCCTGGCCCTGGAACGCCGCATCCGTCTGGCTGGCGGTACCGGGGACGGCGTGCCGTCCCTAGAGGAAAACTTGGCCCAGTGGGATGCCTACCGGGAAGCCCTGTGCACCCTTCCGGACTCCGCCGGATTTCCCCAGGAAGTGCAATGGCCTGAAAGGCCCGAATAG
- a CDS encoding tail fiber protein, with protein sequence MSQFNYQIKDISRALTAVITLNSGGSEPSTTYPFMLWMDTSVTPAVLKQRTEADDAWIEILKADNIPFDDGQTQINAETVQQAIEKIKQLIDAHAARTDNPHQVTAEQSGAYTKAEVDALLKKAGAAPIGSVTALASSVISEGWLACDGAEVSRTDYADLFGVLGETFGVGDGSTTFNLPDLRGEFIRGLDSGRGVDAARELGSQQDYAMEDHNHKMRLVQKSGSGSGCAGNASFDAYSSETVQSTGLSGSPYNVASETRPRNVALTYIIKY encoded by the coding sequence ATGTCTCAGTTCAACTACCAGATCAAGGACATCAGCCGCGCGCTGACCGCCGTCATCACCCTCAACTCCGGCGGCTCCGAGCCGTCCACCACCTATCCGTTCATGCTTTGGATGGATACCAGCGTCACTCCGGCCGTGCTCAAGCAGCGCACCGAGGCCGACGACGCCTGGATCGAGATCCTCAAGGCCGACAACATCCCCTTTGATGACGGCCAGACTCAGATTAACGCGGAAACCGTGCAGCAGGCCATCGAGAAGATCAAACAGCTCATCGACGCCCATGCGGCCCGTACCGACAACCCTCACCAGGTGACTGCTGAGCAGTCCGGGGCCTATACCAAGGCCGAGGTCGACGCGTTGCTGAAAAAAGCGGGCGCGGCACCTATCGGTTCCGTCACGGCCCTGGCTTCCTCCGTGATTTCGGAAGGCTGGCTGGCCTGCGACGGCGCGGAAGTCTCTCGTACGGACTATGCCGATCTGTTCGGCGTTCTCGGCGAGACCTTTGGCGTGGGCGACGGTTCCACCACCTTCAACCTGCCGGACCTGCGTGGAGAATTCATTCGCGGTCTGGACAGCGGTCGTGGCGTGGATGCTGCCCGAGAGCTGGGTTCCCAGCAGGATTATGCAATGGAAGATCATAATCACAAAATGCGTCTTGTTCAAAAAAGCGGCTCTGGTTCTGGCTGTGCAGGAAATGCTAGTTTTGACGCATATTCGAGTGAAACAGTGCAATCCACTGGTTTGTCGGGCTCTCCCTACAATGTTGCAAGTGAAACCCGTCCGCGCAACGTGGCCCTGACCTACATCATCAAATATTAA
- a CDS encoding phage tail protein, producing MSQFNYPSNNLGQALDAIITLNSGASEPPATAPYMLWMDTSKTPAVMRQRNGDDTGWIDLFAANAVAAVPVGTVNAIAGAAIPDGWLECDGAEVSRTQYADLFGQIGTIYGVGDGSSTFNLPDLRGEFIRGLDNGRGVDASRALGSEQGDAIRNITGRWKNSQINTLPGNAIPENSGVFSKSGSYAYKYDGGARTISEWMNFDVSTQVPTAEENRPRNVAMKYIIKY from the coding sequence ATGTCCCAATTCAATTACCCGTCTAACAACCTGGGCCAGGCCCTGGACGCCATCATCACCCTGAACTCCGGCGCTTCCGAACCTCCGGCCACCGCGCCGTACATGCTCTGGATGGACACCAGCAAGACCCCGGCCGTCATGCGCCAGCGCAACGGCGACGACACCGGCTGGATCGACCTGTTCGCCGCCAACGCCGTGGCGGCCGTTCCCGTGGGTACGGTCAACGCCATTGCCGGCGCGGCCATTCCCGACGGCTGGCTGGAATGCGATGGTGCGGAAGTCTCCCGCACCCAGTATGCCGACCTCTTCGGTCAGATCGGCACCATCTATGGCGTGGGCGACGGTTCCAGCACTTTCAACCTGCCGGACCTGCGCGGGGAATTCATTCGCGGTCTGGACAACGGTCGCGGTGTGGATGCCTCCCGTGCGCTCGGTTCCGAGCAGGGCGATGCCATCCGCAATATTACCGGCCGTTGGAAGAACTCTCAGATCAACACCCTCCCTGGCAATGCTATTCCGGAGAATTCCGGTGTGTTCTCCAAGTCTGGTAGCTACGCATACAAATACGATGGGGGAGCCCGGACCATCTCCGAATGGATGAACTTCGATGTTTCCACTCAGGTTCCAACCGCCGAGGAAAACCGTCCCCGCAACGTGGCAATGAAATACATCATCAAATACTAA
- a CDS encoding phage tail protein: MAQFNFPSDILQALDALNTLNSGSVEPPATAPYMLWMDTGAAPAVLKQRNGDDTGWNVLLTASNTSFDDSTAQLGASDVQAAIEKIKQSLDTILNKPADVPVGSINALAVSTVPAGWLECDGAAVSRTEFAALFALLGTKFGAGDGFSTFNLPDLRGEFIRGWDNGRGVDADRVLGTSQLAGVGEHDHSLLVNMSTWDGGGGHGGYAYNYSVGSNHFRGLTGVNQAIHGYSDTVGGAGDYAGQPLVKMAQADAETRPRNVALMYVIKY, translated from the coding sequence ATGGCTCAGTTCAATTTTCCGTCCGACATCCTGCAGGCCTTGGACGCCCTCAATACCCTGAACTCAGGATCTGTCGAACCTCCGGCCACCGCGCCGTACATGCTTTGGATGGATACCGGTGCCGCCCCGGCCGTGCTCAAGCAGCGCAACGGCGACGACACCGGCTGGAACGTGCTGCTCACCGCTTCCAACACATCCTTTGACGACAGCACCGCCCAACTCGGCGCATCCGACGTGCAGGCGGCCATCGAGAAGATCAAGCAGTCCCTGGACACCATCCTGAACAAGCCCGCCGATGTGCCTGTGGGCTCCATCAACGCCCTGGCCGTTTCCACGGTTCCGGCAGGTTGGCTGGAGTGTGACGGCGCAGCCGTCTCCCGCACGGAATTCGCTGCCCTGTTTGCCCTGCTCGGCACCAAGTTCGGCGCTGGCGATGGTTTCAGCACCTTCAATCTGCCGGATCTGCGCGGCGAGTTCATTCGCGGTTGGGACAACGGCCGTGGCGTGGATGCGGACCGTGTATTAGGGACTTCCCAGTTGGCGGGCGTTGGAGAGCATGACCACTCGCTTCTCGTGAACATGTCGACTTGGGACGGTGGCGGCGGCCACGGTGGGTATGCCTATAACTATTCCGTGGGCAGCAATCACTTCCGGGGCCTGACTGGTGTAAACCAAGCTATCCACGGTTATAGCGATACGGTTGGTGGAGCTGGTGACTATGCTGGCCAGCCGCTGGTTAAAATGGCACAGGCTGATGCCGAAACCCGCCCCCGCAACGTGGCCCTCATGTATGTGATCAAGTACTAG
- a CDS encoding Crp/Fnr family transcriptional regulator, whose translation MKRMRVKVEPGRMEKLLARSGWGAAFEEDDLRSVAERFWLETAPEGEALFEQGDRDAYMGIIVDGAVDISRRDGGGADRLITTLGDGAVFGEMSVLDGQSRSASARVRKDLTMVVLTAEDFGRLVVERPRLGLTLVRAVSRLVSLRLRQMDNLLEEYFG comes from the coding sequence ATGAAGCGCATGCGGGTCAAGGTGGAGCCGGGCCGGATGGAGAAGCTGCTGGCCAGGAGCGGTTGGGGGGCGGCCTTTGAGGAGGACGACCTCAGGAGCGTGGCCGAGCGGTTCTGGCTGGAGACCGCCCCGGAGGGCGAGGCACTGTTCGAGCAGGGCGACAGGGACGCCTACATGGGTATCATCGTGGATGGGGCCGTGGATATCTCCCGGCGCGACGGCGGCGGTGCGGATCGGCTCATCACCACCCTGGGTGACGGCGCGGTCTTCGGCGAGATGTCCGTGCTGGACGGCCAGTCCCGGTCGGCCTCGGCCCGGGTGCGGAAGGACCTGACCATGGTGGTGCTCACGGCCGAGGATTTCGGAAGGCTGGTGGTGGAGCGCCCGCGCCTGGGCCTGACCCTGGTGCGCGCGGTCTCCCGCCTTGTCAGCCTGCGGTTGCGCCAGATGGACAATCTGCTGGAGGAGTACTTCGGCTAG
- a CDS encoding thermonuclease family protein, with the protein MKRLLLLFLFAALLLPGMARAESARFLNVIDGDSIMVRLGHRPVEVRLIGIDAPEWDQEYGVQAKTFTMRFCYGKELRLEYDREKRDRYGRLLAYVYDDRSMLNEELVKSGLAMPIMVKPNGRYYGRLKQAEKIAREERRGFWLRGGLSMTPGQWRKKQKKS; encoded by the coding sequence ATGAAACGACTTCTCCTTCTTTTCCTTTTTGCCGCCCTGCTCCTGCCCGGCATGGCCCGCGCCGAGTCGGCCCGGTTCCTGAACGTCATTGACGGCGATTCCATCATGGTCCGCCTCGGCCACCGGCCGGTTGAAGTCCGGCTCATCGGCATTGATGCGCCCGAATGGGACCAGGAATACGGGGTGCAGGCCAAGACCTTCACCATGCGCTTCTGCTACGGCAAGGAACTCCGGCTGGAATACGACCGGGAAAAGCGGGACCGCTATGGTCGGCTTCTCGCCTATGTCTACGACGACAGATCCATGCTCAACGAAGAACTGGTGAAGAGCGGACTGGCCATGCCCATCATGGTCAAACCAAACGGCCGTTACTATGGAAGGCTCAAACAGGCGGAAAAGATTGCGAGGGAAGAACGCCGCGGGTTCTGGCTGCGCGGCGGCCTAAGCATGACGCCCGGCCAGTGGCGGAAAAAGCAGAAGAAATCCTAG
- a CDS encoding EAL domain-containing protein, with the protein MAKEGFKYHLTPMVRTLLPTVLTLALFAGTVFFYFLPAVGDYFLDHKKDTIRQMTQSVIGKLESFEQQVLSGKLDRAQARDMALAQIRAMRYGPEGKDYFWVNDDRGVMLMHPYRSDLEGRELGGYRDREGLAPFQEFIRTAHEGGGFVSYYWQWKDQPEREVPKLSYVQEFQPWGWVVGTGIYLDDVQRELAAFRNRIAVVLLVILTIIAVLSGSVIHQVRKSERDRQKVQRQRERLLGALKAGEERYRTIADFAYDWEAWIGPDGTILYCSPSCERITGYPPEAFFENPGLIAEIIDPDFKEAWQDYLEQVPYREGQQLDFRILKKNGGRPWLSAVGRSVYGIGLKPLGLRFSFRDITERKNMEEQLRHQALHDPLTGLANRTLCLDRIRQAMERAKRRGSYFYAVVFIDLDRFKIINDSLGHRFGDMVLVETARRLTRHVRSLDTVARFGGDEFVFLLDELHSPREAIRIVKRLREEMAEKFCFDGHEVMTTASFGIVLSPTDYKRPEDLLQNANIAMHRAKDKGRNQFKVFTSRMLEHAVDQMNMENDMRRGLANKEFYLNFQPILRMDAGELLGFEALARWKHPTRGEIMPSEFIPMAEDSGLIMELGQWVLREALDTLARWRANNEVADRLFMAVNLSSRQLTQSDLYESIVAQLQQSGVPARNLKLEITESTLMDNPEMALQILNRLREYGVQFSIDDFGTGYSSLTQLQRLPVDTLKVDRSFISRLGEDKENLEIVRAVVALAHSLDLDVVAEGVENAAQYASLSPLECECVQGFLFHKPLSAMEAEKLIAQQSPEPPGVSGRKDRPGKQAS; encoded by the coding sequence ATGGCGAAAGAAGGATTCAAATACCACCTCACCCCCATGGTCAGGACACTGCTTCCTACCGTGCTGACGCTCGCCCTGTTCGCAGGGACCGTCTTCTTCTACTTTCTCCCGGCCGTGGGAGACTACTTCCTGGACCATAAAAAGGACACCATTCGGCAGATGACCCAATCGGTCATCGGCAAGCTGGAATCCTTCGAACAGCAGGTCCTATCCGGCAAGCTGGACCGGGCACAGGCCAGGGACATGGCCTTGGCACAGATCCGCGCCATGCGCTACGGCCCCGAGGGCAAGGACTACTTCTGGGTCAACGACGACCGGGGGGTCATGCTCATGCACCCCTACCGCTCCGACCTGGAAGGCAGGGAACTCGGCGGCTACCGGGACAGGGAAGGCCTGGCCCCCTTCCAGGAATTCATACGCACGGCCCATGAGGGCGGTGGCTTTGTCAGCTATTACTGGCAGTGGAAGGACCAGCCCGAACGGGAGGTCCCCAAGCTCTCCTACGTGCAGGAGTTCCAACCCTGGGGCTGGGTGGTGGGAACCGGCATTTACCTGGATGACGTGCAGCGGGAGCTGGCCGCCTTCCGCAACCGCATCGCCGTGGTCCTGCTGGTCATCCTGACCATCATCGCCGTGCTTTCCGGCTCGGTCATCCATCAGGTGAGAAAGAGCGAACGAGACCGGCAAAAGGTCCAGCGCCAGCGCGAACGCCTGCTGGGGGCGCTCAAGGCCGGGGAGGAGCGCTACCGCACCATCGCGGACTTCGCCTACGACTGGGAGGCCTGGATCGGCCCGGACGGCACCATCCTCTACTGTTCGCCCTCCTGCGAACGGATCACCGGATATCCCCCCGAGGCGTTTTTCGAGAACCCGGGCCTGATCGCCGAAATCATCGACCCGGACTTCAAGGAGGCCTGGCAGGACTACCTGGAACAGGTTCCCTACCGGGAAGGCCAGCAGCTCGATTTCCGCATCCTCAAGAAAAACGGGGGCCGTCCCTGGCTCAGCGCCGTGGGACGCAGCGTCTACGGCATCGGGCTCAAGCCCCTGGGCCTGCGCTTCAGCTTCCGCGACATCACGGAACGCAAAAACATGGAGGAACAGCTCCGGCACCAGGCCCTGCACGACCCGCTCACGGGGCTGGCCAACCGGACCCTGTGCCTGGACCGCATCCGGCAGGCCATGGAACGCGCCAAGCGCAGAGGAAGCTACTTCTATGCCGTGGTCTTCATCGACCTGGACCGCTTCAAGATCATCAACGACTCCCTGGGCCATCGCTTCGGCGACATGGTGCTGGTGGAGACCGCCCGCCGCCTGACCCGGCACGTGCGCAGCCTGGACACGGTGGCCCGGTTCGGCGGCGATGAATTCGTGTTCCTGCTCGATGAGCTGCATTCCCCCCGCGAAGCCATCCGCATCGTCAAGCGGCTCCGCGAGGAAATGGCCGAAAAATTCTGTTTCGACGGGCACGAGGTCATGACCACGGCCAGCTTCGGCATCGTGCTCAGCCCCACGGACTACAAGCGCCCCGAGGACCTGCTCCAGAACGCGAACATCGCCATGCACCGGGCCAAGGACAAGGGCCGCAACCAGTTCAAGGTCTTTACCTCGCGCATGCTGGAGCACGCCGTGGACCAGATGAACATGGAAAACGACATGCGCCGGGGGCTGGCCAACAAGGAATTCTACCTCAACTTCCAGCCCATCCTGCGCATGGACGCCGGAGAGCTCCTCGGCTTCGAGGCCCTGGCCCGCTGGAAACACCCCACCCGGGGCGAGATCATGCCCTCGGAGTTCATCCCCATGGCCGAGGACTCGGGCCTGATCATGGAGCTGGGGCAGTGGGTGCTGCGGGAAGCCCTGGACACACTGGCCCGCTGGCGGGCGAACAACGAGGTGGCGGACCGCCTGTTCATGGCCGTGAACCTTTCCAGCAGGCAACTGACCCAGAGCGACCTCTACGAGTCCATCGTGGCCCAGTTGCAGCAGTCCGGCGTGCCCGCCAGGAATCTCAAGCTGGAGATCACGGAAAGCACGCTCATGGACAACCCGGAAATGGCCCTGCAGATCCTGAACCGGCTGCGGGAATACGGGGTGCAGTTCTCCATCGACGACTTCGGCACGGGCTATTCCTCCCTGACCCAGCTGCAGCGCCTGCCCGTGGACACCCTCAAGGTGGACCGCAGCTTCATCTCCCGCCTGGGAGAGGACAAGGAAAACCTGGAGATCGTGCGTGCGGTGGTGGCCTTGGCCCACAGCCTGGACCTGGACGTGGTGGCCGAGGGTGTGGAAAACGCCGCCCAGTACGCATCCCTTTCCCCCCTGGAGTGCGAATGCGTCCAGGGTTTCCTGTTCCACAAGCCCCTCTCCGCCATGGAGGCGGAAAAGCTCATTGCCCAGCAGTCGCCGGAACCGCCCGGGGTTTCCGGAAGAAAAGACCGCCCCGGAAAGCAAGCATCCTGA